In a genomic window of Drosophila takahashii strain IR98-3 E-12201 chromosome 3L, DtakHiC1v2, whole genome shotgun sequence:
- the LOC138913011 gene encoding uncharacterized protein: MDEFKQQFFSTEVIDDLHSFSAVKGFDFNFIPPRAPHFGGLWEAAVKSAKTLLLKNISEANLTYEELETTFAEIEAILNSRPIAPQSDDPNDGIALTPAHFLVGSSLLAAPDERIFKPQSTTQLSYLDRWQRVTFLKQQFWSMWQRDYIHTLQRRGKWNTQQANIKPGQLVIIHEDNTPPQHWILARVVSAIPGKDGKVRVVDLQTSKNVLRRPIHKIAPLPME; this comes from the coding sequence ATGGACGAATTCAAGCAACAGTTTTTCAGTACAGAGGTCATCGACGATCTTCACTCCTTCAGTGCGGTTAAAGGATTTGACTTTAACTTCATTCCGCCTCGAGCCCCACATTTCGGGGGGCTCTGGGAAGCCGCTGTGAAGTCAGCCAAAACCCTTTTACTGAAGAACATATCGGAGGCCAATCTCACATACGAAGAGCTGGAGACAACGTTTGCTGAAATAGAGGCAATTCTCAATTCCAGGCCAATTGCCCCTCAATCAGATGATCCTAACGACGGAATCGCTCTAACGCCAGCTCATTTTCTGGTTGGTTCATCACTGTTGGCTGCTCCAGACGAGCGCATCTTCAAACCACAGTCCACCACCCAGCTAAGTTATCTGGATCGATGGCAAAGGGTAACGTTTCTCAAGCAGCAGTTCTGGAGTATGTGGCAGCGGGATTACATACACACCCTACAGCGTCGAGGAAAATGGAATACTCAACAAGCAAACATCAAACCGGGCCAACTTGTCATCATACATGAGGATAACACACCACCACAACATTGGATTCTCGCTCGCGTCGTTTCCGCAATCCCAGGAAAGGACGGGAAGGTTCGAGTTGTGGATCTACAAACTTCAAAGAACGTGCTGCGACGCCCAATTCATAAAATTGCTCCTCTTCCAATGGAATAG